Proteins co-encoded in one Papaver somniferum cultivar HN1 chromosome 5, ASM357369v1, whole genome shotgun sequence genomic window:
- the LOC113282772 gene encoding ACT domain-containing protein ACR2-like isoform X1 produces the protein MMVCWPYFDPEFENLTEKIYGPSYKVCIDNESCKECTVVKVDTLNKQGLLLRVIQALTDMNLTISKSYISSDAEWFMDVFHVKDDKGHKLTDHSVVNYVQQNMQAIGTTKELLRDPNKSEVDTSVGAVIRSDTLTDHTAIELTGADRPGLLSEISAVLADLRCNVVEAHAWSHNEYLACVAYISDQSNSSRNEDPNRLAVIKDHLSTVIHATTPIDDTEAYNDQRVETADLPGGGRDRMTTNVEHPLHQLMLGSRDFEGRVGSVSNNSSSPSVSINVVGDGKKIVVSIEGCKEKGYLVVRVECKDRRRLMFDTVCTLTDMQYVVFHASISSHGNSAIQEYYIRHIDGHTLISETEKRRVVKCLEAAIERRVCEGIRLELCANNRVGLLSDITQIFRENGLVIVRADVATEGGKAMNAFYVRDVSGSEVDMEIVESMRKEIEPLALEVRNDSPSSTSLDRPRLSLGGLLKSHIGRLSQNFSSIK, from the exons TTACAAAGTTTGTATTGACAATGAGAGCTGTAAAGAATGTACAGTTGTGAAAGTAGACACATTGAATAAACAAGGTCTACTTCTTCGGGTAATTCAAGCATTAACAGATATGAACCTCACAATATCTAAGAGCTACATTTCATCTGATGCGGAATGGTTCATGGATG tctttcatgtcaaagatgATAAAGGACACAAACTTACTGACCATAGTGTTGTCAATTACGTTCAACAG AATATGCAAGCCATTGGTACAACTAAAGAGTTACTTCGAGACCCAAACAAGAGTGAGGTTGACACCTCGGTAGGAGCAGTTATCAGGTCAGACACATTGACAGACCATACAGCGATTGAATTGACAGGAGCTGATCGACCGGGTCTTCTATCTGAGATATCAGCAGTCCTAGCTGACTTAAGGTGCAATGTTGTAGAAGCCCATGCTTGGagccataatgagtatcttgcTTGTGTGGCTTACATCTCTGATCAATCCAACTCCAGCCGTAATGAAGACCCCAACCGGCTTGCAGTCATCAAAGATCATCTATCGACTGTCATCCATGCAACGACTCCCATTGATGACACTGAAGCTTATAATGATCAAAGAGTTGAAACTGCAGATCTGCCTGGTGGAGGAAGAGATAGAATGACAACAAATGTTGAGCACCCATTGCACCAACTAATGCTTGGTAGTCGTGACTTTGAAGGACGAGTTGGATCAGTAAGCAACAACTCTTCATCACCTTCTGTGTCGATAAATGTAGTTGGTGATGGAAAAAAGATAGTTGTGTCAATAGAgggttgtaaagaaaaggggtaTTTAGTAGTTCGCGTAGAATGTAAAGATCGACGAAGGCTTATGTTTGATACAGTTTGCACACTCACAGATATGCAGTATGTTGTTTTTCATGCTTCAATAAGTAGTCATGGAAATTCTGCAATTCAG GAGTATTATATCCGGCACATAGATGGCCACACGTTAATATCAGAAACAGAAAAACGAAGAGTTGTGAAATGCTTAGAAGCCGCCATCGAACGTAGAGTCTGCGAG GGTATCAGACTAGAGTTATGTGCTAACAATAGGGTAGGTTTGCTTTCGGACATAACACAGATTTTCCGTGAAAATGGCCTTGTCATTGTTAGAGCAGATGTGGCGACAGAGGGTGGGAAAGCCATGAATGCATTTTACGTTCGTGATGTCTCTGGAAGTGAAGTAGACATGGAAATTGTGGAGTCAATGAGGAAAGAGATAGAGCCTCTTGCACTTGAAGTAAGGAATGATTCACCTTCCTCTACTTCTCTGGATCGGCCCCGATTATCTTTAGGTGGTCTCCTGAAATCACACATTGGACGTTTATCTCAGAATTTCTCTTCGATTAAGTGA
- the LOC113282772 gene encoding ACT domain-containing protein ACR2-like isoform X3: protein MVQVFHVKDDKGHKLTDHSVVNYVQQNMQAIGTTKELLRDPNKSEVDTSVGAVIRSDTLTDHTAIELTGADRPGLLSEISAVLADLRCNVVEAHAWSHNEYLACVAYISDQSNSSRNEDPNRLAVIKDHLSTVIHATTPIDDTEAYNDQRVETADLPGGGRDRMTTNVEHPLHQLMLGSRDFEGRVGSVSNNSSSPSVSINVVGDGKKIVVSIEGCKEKGYLVVRVECKDRRRLMFDTVCTLTDMQYVVFHASISSHGNSAIQEYYIRHIDGHTLISETEKRRVVKCLEAAIERRVCEGIRLELCANNRVGLLSDITQIFRENGLVIVRADVATEGGKAMNAFYVRDVSGSEVDMEIVESMRKEIEPLALEVRNDSPSSTSLDRPRLSLGGLLKSHIGRLSQNFSSIK, encoded by the exons tctttcatgtcaaagatgATAAAGGACACAAACTTACTGACCATAGTGTTGTCAATTACGTTCAACAG AATATGCAAGCCATTGGTACAACTAAAGAGTTACTTCGAGACCCAAACAAGAGTGAGGTTGACACCTCGGTAGGAGCAGTTATCAGGTCAGACACATTGACAGACCATACAGCGATTGAATTGACAGGAGCTGATCGACCGGGTCTTCTATCTGAGATATCAGCAGTCCTAGCTGACTTAAGGTGCAATGTTGTAGAAGCCCATGCTTGGagccataatgagtatcttgcTTGTGTGGCTTACATCTCTGATCAATCCAACTCCAGCCGTAATGAAGACCCCAACCGGCTTGCAGTCATCAAAGATCATCTATCGACTGTCATCCATGCAACGACTCCCATTGATGACACTGAAGCTTATAATGATCAAAGAGTTGAAACTGCAGATCTGCCTGGTGGAGGAAGAGATAGAATGACAACAAATGTTGAGCACCCATTGCACCAACTAATGCTTGGTAGTCGTGACTTTGAAGGACGAGTTGGATCAGTAAGCAACAACTCTTCATCACCTTCTGTGTCGATAAATGTAGTTGGTGATGGAAAAAAGATAGTTGTGTCAATAGAgggttgtaaagaaaaggggtaTTTAGTAGTTCGCGTAGAATGTAAAGATCGACGAAGGCTTATGTTTGATACAGTTTGCACACTCACAGATATGCAGTATGTTGTTTTTCATGCTTCAATAAGTAGTCATGGAAATTCTGCAATTCAG GAGTATTATATCCGGCACATAGATGGCCACACGTTAATATCAGAAACAGAAAAACGAAGAGTTGTGAAATGCTTAGAAGCCGCCATCGAACGTAGAGTCTGCGAG GGTATCAGACTAGAGTTATGTGCTAACAATAGGGTAGGTTTGCTTTCGGACATAACACAGATTTTCCGTGAAAATGGCCTTGTCATTGTTAGAGCAGATGTGGCGACAGAGGGTGGGAAAGCCATGAATGCATTTTACGTTCGTGATGTCTCTGGAAGTGAAGTAGACATGGAAATTGTGGAGTCAATGAGGAAAGAGATAGAGCCTCTTGCACTTGAAGTAAGGAATGATTCACCTTCCTCTACTTCTCTGGATCGGCCCCGATTATCTTTAGGTGGTCTCCTGAAATCACACATTGGACGTTTATCTCAGAATTTCTCTTCGATTAAGTGA
- the LOC113282772 gene encoding ACT domain-containing protein ACR2-like isoform X2 codes for MNLTISKSYISSDAEWFMDVFHVKDDKGHKLTDHSVVNYVQQNMQAIGTTKELLRDPNKSEVDTSVGAVIRSDTLTDHTAIELTGADRPGLLSEISAVLADLRCNVVEAHAWSHNEYLACVAYISDQSNSSRNEDPNRLAVIKDHLSTVIHATTPIDDTEAYNDQRVETADLPGGGRDRMTTNVEHPLHQLMLGSRDFEGRVGSVSNNSSSPSVSINVVGDGKKIVVSIEGCKEKGYLVVRVECKDRRRLMFDTVCTLTDMQYVVFHASISSHGNSAIQEYYIRHIDGHTLISETEKRRVVKCLEAAIERRVCEGIRLELCANNRVGLLSDITQIFRENGLVIVRADVATEGGKAMNAFYVRDVSGSEVDMEIVESMRKEIEPLALEVRNDSPSSTSLDRPRLSLGGLLKSHIGRLSQNFSSIK; via the exons ATGAACCTCACAATATCTAAGAGCTACATTTCATCTGATGCGGAATGGTTCATGGATG tctttcatgtcaaagatgATAAAGGACACAAACTTACTGACCATAGTGTTGTCAATTACGTTCAACAG AATATGCAAGCCATTGGTACAACTAAAGAGTTACTTCGAGACCCAAACAAGAGTGAGGTTGACACCTCGGTAGGAGCAGTTATCAGGTCAGACACATTGACAGACCATACAGCGATTGAATTGACAGGAGCTGATCGACCGGGTCTTCTATCTGAGATATCAGCAGTCCTAGCTGACTTAAGGTGCAATGTTGTAGAAGCCCATGCTTGGagccataatgagtatcttgcTTGTGTGGCTTACATCTCTGATCAATCCAACTCCAGCCGTAATGAAGACCCCAACCGGCTTGCAGTCATCAAAGATCATCTATCGACTGTCATCCATGCAACGACTCCCATTGATGACACTGAAGCTTATAATGATCAAAGAGTTGAAACTGCAGATCTGCCTGGTGGAGGAAGAGATAGAATGACAACAAATGTTGAGCACCCATTGCACCAACTAATGCTTGGTAGTCGTGACTTTGAAGGACGAGTTGGATCAGTAAGCAACAACTCTTCATCACCTTCTGTGTCGATAAATGTAGTTGGTGATGGAAAAAAGATAGTTGTGTCAATAGAgggttgtaaagaaaaggggtaTTTAGTAGTTCGCGTAGAATGTAAAGATCGACGAAGGCTTATGTTTGATACAGTTTGCACACTCACAGATATGCAGTATGTTGTTTTTCATGCTTCAATAAGTAGTCATGGAAATTCTGCAATTCAG GAGTATTATATCCGGCACATAGATGGCCACACGTTAATATCAGAAACAGAAAAACGAAGAGTTGTGAAATGCTTAGAAGCCGCCATCGAACGTAGAGTCTGCGAG GGTATCAGACTAGAGTTATGTGCTAACAATAGGGTAGGTTTGCTTTCGGACATAACACAGATTTTCCGTGAAAATGGCCTTGTCATTGTTAGAGCAGATGTGGCGACAGAGGGTGGGAAAGCCATGAATGCATTTTACGTTCGTGATGTCTCTGGAAGTGAAGTAGACATGGAAATTGTGGAGTCAATGAGGAAAGAGATAGAGCCTCTTGCACTTGAAGTAAGGAATGATTCACCTTCCTCTACTTCTCTGGATCGGCCCCGATTATCTTTAGGTGGTCTCCTGAAATCACACATTGGACGTTTATCTCAGAATTTCTCTTCGATTAAGTGA